The Solibacillus daqui genome has a segment encoding these proteins:
- a CDS encoding DNA sulfur modification protein DndB, translating to MAKVYLDGIAYRQFGHEVFFTTLRLKTLLAIFEVDANVQRELDPQRKLEIRTFILNNVERECAFHFTPFLFSGRKQLQKDEQGYFLSPGAKLYTIDGQHRSYALEAAIIMLKSALNAIEFIKHEEKIAKLKAQIEFLENFPITLQIYMNLNEKQERQMFSDVNTERKEAHPGQLLQYDHRDAYSIMTRELAQRLQKHMDIELYASRVVNSSTALTTLVMMKRCLVALFDGLYVQKAGKVTFQYPQQEVEQIAEAFFLKWLEIFPKHAHRRTEYVTGLTGIQIALALTVHSLTKERNISHLEAINLLLHLKKISWQHTDPIFEFLYSDEKNYIIGHSSTHAIRKIKNEFMQIIKDEMMVKI from the coding sequence GTGGCTAAAGTATATTTAGATGGAATAGCATATAGGCAATTTGGCCATGAAGTTTTTTTTACAACGCTGCGATTGAAAACATTGCTTGCTATTTTCGAAGTCGATGCCAATGTACAAAGGGAATTAGATCCCCAACGAAAGCTAGAAATTCGCACATTTATTTTAAATAATGTAGAAAGAGAATGTGCATTTCATTTTACTCCCTTTTTATTCAGTGGGAGAAAGCAGCTCCAAAAAGATGAGCAAGGCTACTTTTTATCACCAGGGGCCAAGCTGTATACAATCGATGGTCAGCACAGAAGCTACGCCTTAGAAGCGGCAATTATTATGCTAAAAAGTGCATTAAATGCAATTGAATTTATTAAGCATGAAGAGAAAATAGCTAAGCTAAAGGCACAAATCGAATTTCTCGAAAATTTCCCGATTACACTACAAATTTATATGAATCTTAATGAAAAACAGGAACGGCAGATGTTCTCAGATGTCAATACCGAGCGAAAAGAAGCGCACCCTGGGCAATTATTACAGTATGATCATCGTGATGCTTATAGTATTATGACGAGAGAATTAGCACAGCGTTTGCAGAAGCATATGGATATCGAGTTATATGCATCGAGAGTAGTGAATAGCTCAACTGCACTAACAACACTTGTAATGATGAAGCGCTGTTTGGTTGCTTTATTCGACGGTTTATATGTTCAAAAAGCGGGTAAAGTCACATTTCAATATCCCCAACAGGAAGTGGAACAGATTGCAGAAGCCTTCTTTTTAAAATGGTTAGAAATTTTTCCGAAACATGCCCATCGACGTACAGAATATGTAACGGGCCTTACAGGAATACAAATCGCACTTGCCCTCACAGTTCATAGCCTCACGAAAGAGCGAAATATATCGCATCTTGAAGCCATTAATCTTTTATTACATTTGAAAAAAATTAGTTGGCAGCATACAGATCCTATCTTTGAATTTTTATACTCCGATGAAAAGAACTACATTATTGGTCATTCCAGCACACATGCTATCCGAAAAATTAAAAATGAATTTATGCAAATTATTAAAGATGAAATGATGGTGAAAATATGA
- the fliS gene encoding flagellar export chaperone FliS, whose product MTTNTNAFNAYKQNSVTTASPGELTLMLYNGCLKFLGKAKVAIEQKNIEEKNYNIQRSQAIIAELMSTLNMDIDISKQMLPLYEYMNRRLVEANMKNDPAIIEEVEGLVTEFRDTWKEVIKITRQQQYGGVEQI is encoded by the coding sequence GTGACAACAAATACAAATGCATTTAACGCATACAAACAAAACAGTGTTACGACGGCTTCGCCAGGTGAACTGACATTAATGCTCTATAATGGGTGTTTGAAATTTTTGGGGAAAGCAAAAGTGGCAATTGAGCAAAAGAATATTGAGGAGAAAAATTACAATATTCAACGTTCACAAGCAATAATTGCTGAACTGATGTCTACGTTAAATATGGATATTGACATCTCTAAACAAATGCTACCATTATACGAATATATGAACCGTCGCCTTGTGGAAGCCAACATGAAAAACGACCCGGCCATTATTGAGGAAGTCGAAGGTTTAGTGACAGAATTCCGTGATACATGGAAGGAAGTTATTAAAATCACGCGCCAGCAGCAATATGGTGGGGTTGAGCAAATATAA